In Nematostella vectensis chromosome 11, jaNemVect1.1, whole genome shotgun sequence, a genomic segment contains:
- the LOC5507324 gene encoding uncharacterized protein LOC5507324, protein MNGMIGISGTANTEEQIDVDKHQITNKASTSSVEETITAETTGDSVTQDISKFKALQDGEDPRFCELVHLVRRSYNTLKKVGLSGDLDNSHMLSVIERKMSADDRKVWSRELERDKKTTLEGLLQWMTSEMKSRMRATAAVRSGNTTHRGGVYQFKENPHLNVGTAKIQSTGQTNVQMLTANIHGKNGLQKQANVLLDTGAQISLIRNDTADLLGLIGKDTYITITKVGGEDESMKTKVYKVPVCSNGSSKTYTVKAIGIDKISDDVKAVEMKSIAKNLGLENVRIRRGKGRVDLLIGIDHAQLHTGPSKQSDKLVARNTPLGWVVFGGSAADMEGASQVYHVALAPQLDLATFWKTESMGVEVKPCVCEAEKLSQVEREETEVISNSCRKVGNQWEIPYPWKKDPSQLPDNKPAAVKRLEATERRLLKNPDHDVTYNKQMEEMCEMNFARKLTEEEVKSYQGPVHYISHHGLARPESDSTPLRIVFNMSATYQGHALNNYWMKGPGLLNDLFGVLLRFREGQCAVIGDLSKMYHRILIPKADQHVHRYLWRNLETERPPDVFVKTVLTFGDKPAPAMAQIALRKTAEEGEKEYPEAAKVLKEDTYMDDICHSEETPEPPLAQTWETFFTDLDELNNKELPSCLTPSNAVGLPTLCIFSDASREAFGAVAYLIWQPSVGSYEVRFVAAKSRVAPLKELTIPRLELQAAVLAARLHQTLQEELRIECEKAILFTDSMIVYSWVRGPPRSFKPFVSARISEIQDKTDPNQWRHIPGSANVADDVSRDLSVQELKGRWTQGPAFLQSNEDEWPQKAKYKEPDNESDQSERRKEKVCAVTGRAEEAINVSKFSEWRRLVRVTARIQRLAEKIRLRKYEQEGRQGPLVPEELKKAEEHWIKKMQDTLHGRHEKGEFAPLSPFVDDKRIIRVGGRVDAALVSYDTRHPILLPSDHRGALLIKRHLHKHGHLGVAATTAKIRAKYWIVKGNKLSKIGKKKCVL, encoded by the exons ATGAATGGAATGATCGGAATATCCGGTACGGCAAACACAGAAGAACAAATTGACGTTGACAAGCACCAGATCACAAACAAGGCTAGTACAAGTAGCGTTGAAGAGACAATTACAGCAGAAACCACGGGCG ATAGCGTGACACAAGATATCAGTAAATTTAAAGCGTTGCAAGACGGAGAAGATCCGCGCTTCTGTGAGCTTGTACACCTCGTAAGGCGATCGTACAACACACTGAAGAAAGTTGGTCTCTCGGGGGACCTGGACAACAGTCACATGTTGTCTGTTATTGAGCGCAAGATGAGTGCTGATGATCGGAAAGTATGGTCGCGTGAGCTCGAGCGTGATAAAAAAACGACTCTCGAAGGGCTGTTACAGTGGATGACGTCGGAGATGAAGTCAAGAATGAGAGCCACCGCAGCGGTACGCAGCGGCAATACTACACACCGAGGAGGAGTTTATCAGTTCAAGGAAAACCCCCATTTAAATGTTGGCACTGCAAAAATTCAGAGCACTGGCCAGACCAATGTCCAAA TGTTGACAGCGAACATCCACGGTAAGAACGGCCTACAAAAGCAAGCTAACGTTCTGCTAGATACCGGAGCACAAATAAGTCTAATAAGGAATGACACCGCAGATTTACTAGGCTTAATCGGAAAGGATACATACATCACTATCACCAAAGTAGGGGGAGAAGACGAGAGTATGAAAACGAAGGTTTATAAAGTTCCTGTTTGTTCCAATGGAAGCAGCAAGACATACACAGTAAAAGCTATCGGCATCGACAAAATCAGCGACGACGTGAAGGCGGTAGAAATGAAAAGCATTGCAAAGAACTTGGGTCTGGAAAATGTACGAATTCGCCGTGGAAAAGGCCGTGTAGATCTGCTTATCGGAATTGACCATGCCCAGCTACACACGGGACCATCGAAACAATCAGACAAGCTCGTAGCGCGCAATACGCCTTTGGGATGGGTAGTATTTGGAGGCAGTGCAGCCGACATGGAGGGAGCCAGTCAAGTGTACCACGTGGCTCTTGCGCCACAGCTGGACCTAGCGACATTCTGGAAAACGGAGTCAATGGGAGTTGAAGTCAAACCGTGCGTCTGTGAGGCTGAAAAGCTGAGTCAAGTGGAACGAGAAGAGACGGAAGTGATTAGTAACTCGTGCAGAAAAGTTGGAAATCAATGGGAAATCCCGTACCCCTGGAAAAAGGATCCGAGTCAGCTCCCAGACAACAAACCAGCTGCAGTAAAAAGGTTGGAAGCGACAGAAAGGCGTCTGTTAAAAAACCCGGATCACGATGTCACCTATAACAAGCAAATGGAAGAAATGTGTGAGATGAATTTCGCAAGGAAGCTAACAGAAGAAGAAGTTAAAAGTTACCAGGGACCAGTGCATTATATCAGCCATCACGGGCTGGCACGGCCAGAGAGTGACAGCACCCCCCTGAGGATTGTGTTTAACATGTCAGCAACCTACCAAGGGCATGCATTGAACAACTACTGGATGAAGGGACCGGGCTTACTGAACGACCTGTTCGGTGTACTTTTAAGATTCCGGGAGGGGCAATGTGCGGTGATCGGTGACCTGTCAAAGATGTACCATAGAATACTAATCCCGAAAGCAGACCAGCACGTACATCGTTACTTATGGAGAAATCTGGAGACAGAAAGACCGCCAGATGTATTTGTTAAGACGGTCCTCACGTTCGGAGACAAACCAGCACCCGCGATGGCCCAAATCGCGCTACGAAAAACAGCTGAAGAAGGCGAGAAGGAGTACCCAGAAGCGGCCAAAGTGCTAAAGGAAGACACGTACATGGACGACATCTGTCACTCAGAAGAAACACCAG AGCCCCCGCTTGCACAGACATGGGAAACGTTCTTCACAGATCTAGACGAGCTTAATAATAAAGAGCTCCCGAGTTGTCTCACTCCATCAAACGCAGTTGGCCTGCCAACACTCTGCATATTCTCGGATGCATCGAGAGAAGCCTTTGGAGCAGTTGCATATTTGATATGGCAGCCAAGCGTTGGGTCGTATGAAGTGAGATTTGTAGCAGCCAAATCAAGAGTCGCCCCACTTAAGGAGTTAACAATTCCAAGGCTAGAGCTCCAAGCAGCAGTACTGGCAGCAAGATTGCACCAGACCCTACAAGAGGAACTTCGCATAGAATGTGAAAAGGCTATCCTGTTTACTGACAGTATGATTGTTTACTCATGGGTAAGAGGGCCTCCGAGGAGTTTCAAGCCCTTTGTATCTGCGAGAATAAGTGAAATCCAAGACAAGACCGACCCAAACCAGTGGCGCCACATCCCCGGAAGTGCAAATGTTGCTGATGACGTCTCTCGAGACCTATCTGTTCAAGAACTCAAGGGAAGGTGGACCCAAGGCCCAGCCTTTCTACAGAGCAATGAAGATGAATGGCCACAGAAAGCCAAGTATAAGGAACCAGATAACGAGTCCGACCAATCGGAGAGACGAAAGGAGAAAGTATGTGCAGTGACAGGAAGAGCAGAAGAGGCGATCAATGTCAGCAAGTTTTCGGAATGGAGAAGACTCGTCCGTGTAACAGCTAGAATTCAAAGGCTGGCAGAGAAAATCAGGTTGCGAAAGTATGAACAAGAAGGAAGGCAAGGCCCCTTGGTGCCAGAAGAACTGAAAAAGGCGGAAGAACACTGGATAAAGAAGATGCAAGATACACTTCACGGTCGTCACGAGAAAGGCGAATTCGCGCCGTTATCCCCGTTTGTCGACGACAAACGCATCATCCGTGTCGGCGGACGTGTGGATGCAGCGTTAGTATCATATGACACCAGGCACCCTATTCTGTTGCCAAGCGATCACCGAGGAGCCCTACTGATAAAGCGTCACCTCCACAAACATGGACACCTCGGAGTCGCCGCCACCACAGCAAAAATCAGAGCCAAGTACTGGATCGTAAAGGGCAACAAGCTGAGTAAGATTGGGAAGAAGAAATGTGTTCTGTAA